A window of Pyrobaculum aerophilum str. IM2 contains these coding sequences:
- a CDS encoding aldo/keto reductase: protein MKCASKAGCVPEIGLGTFGIGGDFWRRDNSRDFEAVKALRRGFELGLRLVDTSELYGEGHAEELIKIASSGIEELLVITKIHPSSLEPGEVYKRLLGSTERLGRRPWMVMLHWVPVGYHICDVVKALESAVAKGLADNFGLSNVTASQVSAALTCTKRMEPVAIENKYSLRYRRDELDVIPLAQREGLLYLGYSPLERGALALDSFLASIGRKYNKSAVQVALNWYVKIPNVVPIVKASSASHVEEIAQSIGWALSEEDWKLIDKQFYIYRFQQY from the coding sequence ATGAAATGCGCGAGCAAGGCGGGGTGCGTCCCAGAGATAGGCCTCGGCACATTCGGCATAGGAGGCGACTTCTGGAGGCGCGACAATTCTAGGGATTTCGAAGCCGTCAAGGCTTTGAGGCGTGGCTTTGAGCTGGGCTTGCGCCTTGTGGACACATCAGAGCTATACGGCGAGGGACACGCGGAGGAGCTTATAAAAATCGCCTCTTCGGGCATAGAGGAGCTTCTAGTCATTACGAAGATACACCCGTCTTCTCTCGAGCCGGGCGAGGTCTACAAGAGGCTTTTAGGCTCAACTGAGAGACTAGGGCGCCGCCCCTGGATGGTCATGTTACACTGGGTGCCTGTGGGTTACCACATATGCGATGTGGTAAAAGCGTTGGAAAGCGCCGTGGCCAAGGGGCTGGCTGATAATTTCGGCTTGAGCAACGTCACGGCGAGTCAAGTATCTGCGGCTCTCACTTGTACAAAGAGAATGGAGCCTGTTGCGATTGAGAATAAATACAGCTTGCGCTATAGGAGGGACGAATTAGACGTAATCCCGCTGGCTCAGAGAGAGGGGCTATTATACTTGGGCTACAGCCCGCTTGAACGCGGCGCCTTAGCTCTAGACAGCTTCTTGGCCTCTATAGGGAGGAAGTATAATAAAAGCGCAGTACAAGTAGCCCTCAACTGGTATGTAAAAATACCCAACGTGGTGCCAATTGTAAAAGCCTCCAGCGCGTCGCACGTAGAGGAGATAGCCCAGTCCATAGGCTGGGCGCTCTCTGAGGAGGACTGGAAATTAATAGATAAACAGTTTTACATTTATAGATTTCAGCAGTATTAG
- a CDS encoding formate--phosphoribosylaminoimidazolecarboxamide ligase, which produces MSQLLKNYDLERLAISTVASHTALQILRGAKKYGFRTIAVARGEAVAQFYRQFPFIDEVWVGDFANFRKTAEKLAANNAVFIPHGSYVEYVGWRQALEAPVPTLGCRELLRWEADQFKKMSLLEKAGIPIPRIYKTAEEVEGPVIVKLFGAKGGRGYFVARDRRELAERLKRVTEDYIIQEYLFGVPAYYHYFSSPVYSRLEIFGADIRYESNVDGRTFGWAEPTFVVVGNLPMVLRESLLPTIYTYGVQFLKAVEEAVGCKLAGPFCLESIIKDDMSIVVFEFSGRIVAGTNIYMGYGSPYSVLYFDKPMDMGERIAHEIKEAVKRGKIEHLFT; this is translated from the coding sequence ATGTCGCAGTTATTAAAAAACTACGATTTAGAACGGCTCGCGATCTCCACCGTGGCCTCTCACACGGCTTTGCAGATACTAAGGGGGGCGAAGAAATACGGCTTTCGGACTATAGCGGTGGCCAGGGGAGAGGCAGTAGCCCAGTTCTACAGACAGTTTCCTTTTATAGACGAGGTGTGGGTAGGCGATTTTGCCAACTTCAGAAAAACTGCGGAGAAGCTGGCGGCAAATAACGCAGTTTTCATACCCCACGGATCTTATGTGGAGTACGTGGGGTGGAGGCAAGCCCTCGAGGCCCCAGTCCCCACGTTAGGTTGCCGCGAGTTGTTGAGGTGGGAGGCGGATCAGTTTAAGAAGATGTCGCTGTTAGAAAAAGCCGGCATCCCGATTCCCCGGATATATAAGACGGCTGAGGAAGTTGAGGGCCCAGTTATAGTGAAGCTCTTCGGCGCCAAGGGCGGGAGGGGCTATTTCGTGGCGAGAGATAGGCGGGAGTTAGCCGAGAGGCTAAAAAGGGTAACTGAGGATTATATAATTCAGGAGTATTTATTCGGCGTACCTGCGTATTACCACTACTTTTCATCCCCGGTATACTCCAGGCTGGAGATTTTCGGCGCGGATATTAGATATGAGAGCAATGTAGACGGCAGGACTTTCGGCTGGGCGGAGCCCACGTTTGTCGTCGTTGGGAACTTGCCGATGGTGTTGAGAGAGTCGCTACTGCCTACCATATATACATACGGAGTTCAATTCTTAAAGGCGGTAGAGGAGGCCGTGGGGTGTAAATTAGCCGGGCCCTTCTGTCTAGAGTCAATAATAAAAGACGACATGTCAATAGTAGTGTTTGAGTTCTCGGGCAGGATAGTTGCGGGCACTAATATATATATGGGCTACGGCTCGCCGTACTCAGTTCTGTATTTTGACAAGCCGATGGACATGGGGGAGAGGATAGCCCATGAAATAAAAGAGGCTGTGAAAAGGGGAAAAATAGAACATCTTTTTACATAA
- a CDS encoding winged helix-turn-helix domain-containing protein produces the protein MAKYDLDVIARILLNLLQGPMGRTQLYMRTKLNYPRFLQYLEFLKEKGLLAEADGAVRLTVRGYEVAKALEKALDELL, from the coding sequence ATGGCTAAATACGACCTTGACGTAATAGCGCGCATACTCCTCAACTTATTACAAGGGCCCATGGGGAGGACTCAGCTGTACATGAGGACGAAACTAAACTACCCCCGCTTCTTACAATACCTCGAGTTTTTAAAAGAAAAGGGGCTATTGGCGGAGGCAGACGGCGCAGTGAGGCTCACGGTCAGAGGATACGAAGTGGCCAAGGCTTTAGAAAAGGCACTTGACGAACTGCTGTGA
- a CDS encoding DUF488 domain-containing protein yields the protein MEVYTIGYSGFSPEAFLQTLKNLGVEVLIDVRRFPRSKTAFFSAESLKEALNKAGISYVWLGELGALGVRGPRAGCVESETFDSYVWRLYHYAPSIFQLDRLLKIAEKHTSVLMCREENWRHCHRQFLADFLVERGRRVLHIRSRGALEEHVKTSCYGAFRLPPVELVKRVYQDFGHLCQTGPVYLFGGALEGSTADIDVVIYGVGEGLPEGYDAQFIPAPRADLFHFHVTYNGVLICGKPLVIPFEQSLLNELAETEERVFLYLNSRDPVVVCKAAKELAFAAAAVLCGPGAATWNAVKKCLKNYGVKPPDGFKRCLTPPSLSELRKYREVVEKLASFLREARGQAAR from the coding sequence ATGGAAGTCTATACCATAGGCTATTCGGGCTTCTCCCCTGAGGCCTTTCTCCAAACGTTGAAAAACCTCGGCGTGGAGGTTTTAATTGACGTCAGGCGCTTCCCCCGTTCGAAAACCGCGTTTTTCTCCGCCGAGAGTTTGAAAGAGGCGTTAAACAAGGCTGGGATTAGCTACGTCTGGTTGGGAGAGCTGGGGGCTCTCGGCGTGAGGGGGCCGAGGGCTGGGTGTGTGGAGTCTGAGACTTTCGACTCCTACGTCTGGAGACTGTACCACTACGCCCCGTCGATATTCCAGCTTGATCGCCTGTTAAAAATAGCGGAAAAACACACCTCCGTTTTAATGTGCAGAGAGGAGAACTGGCGCCACTGCCACAGACAGTTCCTCGCGGACTTCCTAGTGGAAAGGGGCCGCCGCGTTTTGCACATCAGGAGTCGCGGGGCGTTAGAGGAGCACGTAAAGACAAGTTGCTACGGAGCGTTTAGGCTACCCCCAGTGGAGTTGGTGAAGAGGGTGTATCAAGACTTCGGCCATTTATGTCAGACAGGCCCCGTGTATTTATTCGGCGGCGCTTTAGAGGGCTCAACTGCCGATATTGACGTTGTTATATACGGCGTGGGGGAGGGCTTGCCGGAGGGCTACGACGCTCAGTTCATCCCCGCCCCCCGGGCAGACCTTTTCCACTTCCACGTGACTTACAACGGCGTGTTGATATGCGGCAAGCCTCTAGTAATTCCCTTTGAGCAAAGCCTTCTCAACGAGCTGGCGGAAACGGAGGAAAGGGTATTTCTCTACCTCAACTCCCGGGATCCAGTCGTAGTGTGTAAAGCCGCCAAAGAGCTGGCCTTCGCCGCCGCGGCTGTTTTGTGCGGCCCCGGGGCGGCCACTTGGAACGCGGTGAAGAAGTGCCTAAAAAATTACGGCGTTAAGCCGCCAGACGGGTTTAAGAGGTGTTTAACTCCGCCTTCCCTCTCCGAGCTTAGAAAATACAGGGAGGTTGTGGAAAAACTGGCGTCTTTTTTGCGGGAGGCTAGAGGACAGGCGGCGAGGTGA
- the ilvD gene encoding dihydroxy-acid dehydratase yields MVKIRIRSPLWYDGVDNAPHRSYLKAIGFTEEDFSKPIVGVLASWSELGPCNYHTLELAKYVKEGIKEAGGVGLAAPTIVVNDGINMGTPGMRYSLISRDLIADTIEAQFNAHGVDAWVGIGGCDKTQPGIMMAMVRLDIPAVYLYGGTAEAGWLGERELTIEDTFEAVGAYLAGRITLEDLKRIEELSFPSYGTCQGLFTANTMAMIGEALGLSLLGSASPPATSSRRRAFAIASGRAVLKAAELGITPRKVVTYDALYNAAVTLFATAGSTNAILHLLAIAHEAGVKFTLDDFDEISKKVPVIAALRPAGPYAMQDLDKIGGVPRILKKLYKAGLLRGEALTVEGETIGKLLDRWQPPPLPEAGVLYDVDRPYKPYSGIRILRGNLAPNGAVMKVGAAERLKFEGRAKVYDSEAEAFKAVASGEIKAGDVVVIRYEGPKGAPGMPEMLKITAAIVGAGLGEVVALITDGRFSGATRGIMVGHVSPEAAVGGPIALVQNGDRIVIDGEAGLLKLELGEEELERRRKNWSPPPPKYKGGLLAKYASLVQQADKGAVTSPPVL; encoded by the coding sequence ATGGTTAAAATAAGAATCCGCTCTCCCCTGTGGTACGACGGCGTGGATAATGCGCCTCACAGATCTTACCTCAAGGCGATAGGTTTTACGGAGGAGGACTTTTCAAAGCCTATTGTGGGAGTGCTCGCCTCTTGGTCTGAGCTGGGCCCCTGTAATTACCACACGCTCGAGCTGGCGAAATACGTCAAAGAGGGGATCAAGGAGGCTGGGGGCGTCGGACTCGCGGCGCCGACAATTGTAGTGAACGACGGGATTAACATGGGGACGCCTGGAATGCGCTATTCTCTAATAAGCAGAGATTTAATAGCAGATACAATAGAGGCCCAGTTTAACGCCCACGGCGTCGACGCCTGGGTGGGGATTGGGGGTTGCGACAAGACGCAGCCGGGGATTATGATGGCTATGGTGAGACTGGACATACCTGCGGTGTATCTCTACGGAGGCACGGCCGAGGCGGGATGGCTCGGCGAGAGAGAGCTCACCATAGAAGATACTTTTGAGGCCGTGGGGGCCTACCTAGCCGGGAGGATAACGCTGGAGGATTTAAAGAGAATTGAGGAGCTGTCCTTCCCCTCTTACGGCACTTGTCAAGGCCTTTTCACGGCTAACACCATGGCCATGATCGGGGAGGCGCTCGGCTTGTCTCTATTAGGCTCTGCGTCGCCTCCTGCCACGTCCTCCAGGAGGAGGGCCTTTGCAATTGCGTCTGGCAGGGCAGTGCTGAAGGCGGCTGAGCTGGGGATAACTCCGCGTAAAGTAGTGACTTACGACGCCTTGTACAACGCCGCGGTTACGTTATTCGCCACGGCGGGCTCTACAAACGCCATATTGCACCTCCTCGCCATTGCCCACGAGGCTGGGGTGAAATTCACTTTAGACGACTTTGATGAAATATCTAAAAAAGTGCCCGTAATAGCGGCGTTAAGGCCTGCCGGGCCTTACGCCATGCAAGACCTGGATAAAATAGGAGGCGTGCCCCGGATATTAAAGAAATTGTACAAGGCCGGCCTTTTAAGAGGCGAGGCGCTTACAGTAGAGGGGGAGACAATTGGCAAATTACTGGATAGGTGGCAACCCCCGCCCCTCCCCGAGGCGGGAGTTTTATACGATGTGGACAGGCCATACAAGCCCTATTCAGGAATACGCATATTAAGAGGCAACTTGGCGCCAAACGGCGCAGTGATGAAAGTAGGCGCGGCAGAGAGGCTAAAATTCGAGGGGAGGGCGAAGGTGTACGACTCAGAGGCAGAGGCATTTAAAGCTGTGGCGTCTGGGGAGATTAAAGCCGGCGACGTGGTTGTAATACGCTACGAGGGGCCTAAGGGCGCTCCGGGAATGCCTGAAATGTTGAAAATAACGGCCGCAATTGTAGGCGCAGGTCTAGGCGAGGTAGTCGCGTTGATAACAGACGGGCGCTTCTCGGGGGCCACTAGGGGGATAATGGTTGGCCACGTATCCCCAGAGGCCGCGGTGGGCGGGCCAATAGCACTAGTGCAAAACGGAGATAGGATAGTTATAGACGGGGAGGCAGGGCTTTTAAAGCTAGAGTTAGGGGAAGAAGAGCTGGAGCGTAGGCGTAAAAACTGGTCGCCGCCGCCTCCGAAGTACAAAGGCGGACTGCTCGCAAAATACGCCTCTTTAGTGCAGCAGGCGGATAAGGGCGCGGTCACCTCGCCGCCTGTCCTCTAG
- a CDS encoding radical SAM protein, whose product MRGRLVYNIGGEIPQVGTLAFGIVDRGTNVIEVRPTSICALNCIFCSVNAGPLSRVRWAEYVVEPEPLLSALEEVVRYKKTDDVEVHIDGMGDPGHYPHLAQLVRGAKSIKGVALVSMQTRLYMLDKEAVQQLANAGLDRFNVSVDALDPALAKKLAGAEWYDVEKALELIKIALEAGINVIISPVWVPGLNDGEMPKIVKWAAENGVGRGQTPVLIQKYIPHKRGRKVEVRPMTWGEFWRKLREMEKELGIPLIPKKGEYNIHKAPELPKPYAVGDTITVEIVARGIFKGEMLGVAVNKRGSAIWDRVVTVAYGDAASDELVGKRARVRVIENAHNIYIARPLRV is encoded by the coding sequence GTGAGGGGGCGGCTAGTATACAATATAGGCGGAGAAATCCCGCAGGTGGGAACTTTGGCGTTTGGCATAGTTGATAGGGGGACTAATGTAATTGAAGTGAGGCCGACTAGCATTTGTGCTCTTAACTGTATTTTCTGTTCCGTCAACGCTGGCCCTCTGTCGAGAGTTAGGTGGGCGGAGTACGTCGTAGAGCCCGAGCCTCTGCTCTCCGCGCTAGAAGAAGTAGTGCGGTATAAAAAAACAGACGATGTGGAGGTGCATATAGACGGCATGGGGGACCCCGGCCACTATCCGCACTTAGCGCAGTTAGTAAGGGGGGCGAAGTCTATTAAAGGCGTGGCGCTGGTCTCTATGCAGACTCGGCTTTATATGCTAGATAAAGAGGCCGTACAACAGCTGGCCAACGCCGGCCTTGATAGATTTAACGTAAGCGTTGACGCGCTGGATCCCGCCTTGGCGAAAAAACTGGCAGGGGCGGAGTGGTACGATGTCGAAAAGGCGCTGGAGCTTATTAAAATTGCGCTGGAGGCCGGGATTAACGTAATAATCAGCCCCGTGTGGGTGCCCGGGTTAAACGACGGAGAGATGCCTAAAATAGTGAAGTGGGCGGCGGAAAACGGCGTGGGGAGGGGCCAAACTCCCGTCTTGATACAAAAATACATCCCGCATAAGAGGGGGAGGAAGGTGGAGGTTAGGCCGATGACGTGGGGCGAGTTCTGGCGGAAGTTGCGGGAAATGGAAAAAGAGCTGGGGATCCCGCTTATACCCAAAAAGGGCGAGTATAATATCCACAAGGCGCCTGAATTGCCCAAGCCCTACGCCGTTGGGGACACAATTACAGTTGAGATAGTGGCGAGGGGGATTTTCAAAGGTGAGATGCTGGGGGTGGCGGTGAATAAAAGGGGTTCTGCAATATGGGATAGAGTTGTGACTGTGGCATATGGCGATGCCGCCTCAGACGAGTTAGTAGGGAAGAGGGCGCGTGTCAGAGTAATAGAAAACGCTCACAATATTTATATAGCGCGGCCTTTAAGAGTCTGA
- a CDS encoding oxidoreductase truncation, with protein MTRARLEDIGVLDAKAATELGVVGPFARASGIDFDARRDMPYDAYALFKITPAVEKGGDALARTMVRWEEVTTSIQLVREAIKDLPQGDIIDEAMLFKNPEYRREGVSGVLGVYTYLYPEPGEWTGLAEATRGLTMTQIWTTIEQLVAYSNQTKQPISFSIHGYGKS; from the coding sequence GTGACGCGCGCCAGGCTGGAAGATATAGGCGTTCTCGACGCAAAGGCCGCGACAGAGCTGGGAGTAGTAGGCCCCTTTGCCAGAGCCTCTGGGATTGATTTCGACGCCAGGAGGGACATGCCCTACGACGCGTACGCCTTGTTCAAAATCACGCCGGCTGTGGAAAAGGGAGGAGATGCGTTGGCCAGGACTATGGTGAGGTGGGAGGAGGTGACAACGTCAATTCAGTTAGTGAGAGAGGCGATTAAAGACTTGCCTCAAGGCGACATCATAGACGAGGCCATGTTGTTTAAAAACCCGGAGTACAGGAGGGAGGGAGTCTCAGGTGTTCTGGGGGTCTACACATATCTATACCCAGAGCCCGGGGAGTGGACGGGCCTCGCCGAGGCCACTAGGGGGCTGACCATGACGCAGATATGGACAACTATAGAGCAGCTCGTGGCTTATTCCAATCAGACTAAACAGCCCATTTCTTTTTCAATACACGGCTACGGCAAGAGTTAA
- a CDS encoding aldehyde ferredoxin oxidoreductase family protein: MATFKVLRIDLSTEKISEEVYKEDIVRKFLGGRGLGAYLALKELPRGIDPLSPSNKLYIFAGPLSGTANLATSRINVVGKSPLTESYTHSNAGGNFAYWLRRTGYDGIIVEGKAEEPVYILVKDGEVSIRPAKHIWGKWTGAATRALLKDAGFEPDERKAGVMTIGPAGENLVRIAGLRFSDYERFAGRGGLGAVAGSKKLKGIVVWGTHDPMREFVDRQKFLKVATEYSVKLMNAATSKALHQYGTNLLTNIINSIGGYPTRNFETGYFEEAEKISGEYIKQNFVKETHGCMLCPIQCTQMTVVTTGPYKVAGEKIKYEYESTWALGGNLGLSQTDAVLKMEKLANELGMDTISLGNTLGTFLELVKRGKIQYDTNWGDPAALVDLVYKTAYRIDIGDDLAEGDWRLANKYGAPDAFVGSRGQGFPAYDPRALKGFAISYVTANRGGDHLEAYSPTWEVLGVPEKVDPLCETPECISKQVKLVIYAQHLMALTDSVTYCKFDTLDKDGLFEQHLADLFNAAYGWDVTGQDMLTIGERIFNVERLFHVKEGKWVKDELPPKMREPIKTGPAKGHTASKMFDEGIKEFYKLRGWVDGKPTYETLKRLGLEEFQYLL, encoded by the coding sequence ATGGCAACGTTTAAGGTACTGCGCATAGACTTGTCCACTGAGAAAATAAGCGAAGAGGTGTACAAAGAGGATATCGTTAGGAAATTCCTCGGAGGCAGGGGGCTGGGCGCATACCTAGCCTTAAAGGAACTGCCCAGAGGTATTGATCCGCTTTCCCCCTCAAATAAACTCTACATATTCGCAGGCCCTCTCTCCGGCACGGCCAACTTGGCCACTAGTAGGATAAACGTAGTGGGCAAGAGCCCGCTGACGGAGTCTTATACCCACTCTAACGCCGGGGGGAATTTCGCGTACTGGCTGAGGAGGACTGGCTACGACGGCATAATTGTAGAGGGCAAGGCCGAGGAGCCAGTCTATATATTAGTAAAAGACGGAGAGGTCTCAATTAGGCCTGCTAAACATATTTGGGGCAAGTGGACCGGCGCGGCGACTAGGGCCTTGTTAAAAGACGCTGGTTTTGAGCCGGATGAGAGAAAGGCCGGGGTTATGACCATAGGCCCTGCAGGGGAGAACTTAGTGAGAATTGCTGGGTTGCGTTTTAGCGACTACGAGAGATTCGCCGGGCGCGGGGGGCTCGGGGCTGTGGCCGGCTCTAAGAAGCTTAAGGGGATAGTGGTGTGGGGAACCCACGACCCAATGAGGGAGTTTGTGGACAGGCAGAAGTTCTTAAAGGTGGCCACCGAGTATTCAGTGAAGTTAATGAACGCGGCCACTAGCAAAGCTCTGCACCAATACGGGACAAATCTCTTGACTAATATCATTAACTCCATAGGCGGCTACCCGACGCGTAATTTTGAAACTGGCTACTTCGAGGAGGCGGAGAAAATAAGCGGAGAGTATATTAAACAGAACTTTGTAAAAGAGACTCACGGCTGTATGCTATGCCCCATTCAATGTACTCAGATGACGGTAGTGACCACAGGCCCCTATAAAGTTGCTGGGGAGAAGATTAAATACGAGTATGAGTCTACGTGGGCTTTGGGAGGCAATTTAGGGCTTTCGCAGACAGACGCCGTTTTGAAGATGGAGAAGTTGGCCAACGAGTTGGGGATGGACACAATATCTCTGGGCAATACCCTGGGCACGTTCCTAGAGCTCGTAAAGCGGGGCAAGATCCAGTACGACACTAACTGGGGCGATCCAGCTGCTTTAGTAGACTTAGTGTATAAAACTGCATATAGAATTGACATAGGCGACGACTTAGCTGAGGGCGATTGGAGGCTGGCCAACAAATACGGCGCGCCCGACGCCTTTGTGGGATCTAGAGGCCAGGGCTTCCCGGCGTACGATCCCAGGGCTCTTAAGGGCTTTGCCATATCTTACGTCACGGCTAACCGCGGCGGCGACCACTTAGAGGCTTATAGCCCCACTTGGGAAGTCCTCGGCGTCCCCGAGAAGGTAGACCCGCTGTGCGAAACCCCCGAGTGTATATCAAAACAAGTCAAGCTGGTCATCTACGCGCAACACTTAATGGCCCTGACGGATTCGGTTACTTATTGCAAATTCGATACGCTGGACAAAGACGGCCTCTTTGAGCAACACCTGGCCGACTTGTTCAACGCGGCCTACGGCTGGGACGTGACGGGCCAAGACATGTTGACCATAGGCGAGCGCATATTCAACGTGGAGAGGCTATTCCACGTTAAAGAGGGCAAATGGGTCAAAGACGAACTCCCGCCTAAAATGAGAGAGCCAATAAAGACAGGCCCCGCCAAGGGACACACCGCATCTAAAATGTTCGACGAGGGCATAAAGGAGTTTTACAAATTAAGAGGGTGGGTAGACGGAAAGCCGACATACGAGACGTTAAAGAGACTTGGTTTAGAGGAATTCCAATACCTCTTGTAA
- a CDS encoding NAD(+)/NADH kinase, with the protein MFAVYYRPDLAKTAEEFKERHGAVDLDCNRKFTHVFILGGDGTLLEAIRRHPCVLESVVIHLGLGKVNFYKSAEITLPIDEAVSRVLKGEYKVLELSTLESDGCIALNEAAVYRRDPGRLLSFKITTDEGQIAGRADGIIVSTPHGASGYVVSTFGPVVDYRADVIVVSFVAPYTLYLRPMVLTSKRVVIETREDAVLVCDGREARMGRVFEVAKGQRRLKLAIFGDFQFIQRVAERLRSL; encoded by the coding sequence GTGTTTGCTGTTTATTACAGGCCCGACTTGGCTAAAACGGCAGAGGAATTTAAGGAGAGGCACGGCGCCGTTGATTTAGACTGCAACCGCAAATTTACACATGTTTTTATACTGGGCGGCGACGGGACTCTGCTGGAGGCAATTAGGAGACATCCCTGCGTGTTGGAGTCAGTCGTGATCCACCTGGGCTTAGGAAAAGTTAATTTTTACAAAAGTGCAGAAATAACCTTACCAATTGACGAGGCTGTCAGCAGAGTTTTAAAAGGGGAATATAAAGTATTAGAGCTCTCTACTCTGGAGTCAGACGGCTGTATTGCGCTTAATGAGGCGGCAGTGTATAGAAGAGACCCAGGCCGCCTCCTCAGTTTTAAAATAACAACTGACGAGGGCCAAATTGCCGGCCGCGCAGACGGCATTATTGTGTCTACCCCCCACGGCGCTTCTGGCTATGTCGTGTCTACTTTTGGGCCCGTCGTGGACTATCGCGCCGACGTTATAGTGGTGTCGTTTGTGGCTCCGTATACGCTATACTTACGTCCTATGGTCTTGACTAGCAAAAGAGTTGTTATTGAGACGAGAGAAGACGCCGTTTTGGTATGCGACGGAAGAGAGGCGCGGATGGGCCGCGTGTTTGAAGTGGCTAAGGGCCAGAGGAGGCTTAAACTTGCAATATTCGGCGATTTCCAGTTCATCCAGAGGGTGGCTGAGCGTTTGAGAAGCCTATGA
- a CDS encoding NOB1 family endonuclease: protein MKCYALDASAFFHGRDARLFSGQLYTTKNVVEELKDPRAQALLEVWRVEIVEVDEKKVRELLKKYGGLSPADASVLILALERGCVLITDDGRLASIAKKLGVEVLGIFYKR, encoded by the coding sequence ATGAAGTGCTACGCCCTTGATGCATCTGCCTTTTTCCACGGCAGAGATGCGAGGCTCTTTTCGGGGCAGTTATACACGACAAAAAATGTTGTAGAGGAATTGAAAGACCCCAGGGCGCAGGCGCTTTTAGAGGTGTGGAGAGTTGAGATAGTGGAAGTAGATGAGAAAAAAGTTAGGGAGCTGTTGAAAAAATACGGAGGGCTCTCCCCCGCAGATGCGTCAGTGCTTATACTCGCCTTAGAGAGGGGTTGTGTGTTGATTACTGATGACGGCAGGCTGGCATCAATCGCGAAGAAATTGGGCGTGGAGGTGCTTGGGATTTTCTACAAGAGGTGA
- a CDS encoding diacylglycerol/polyprenol kinase family protein, protein MSRLEEIRKLVARKIFHIGFVALLAVPFLINTPPELYIAVLTFIGGLLYSIQVRQPIIWEELRQDFFKTLEEAFNRLEQVLPLDRPGIREQYQKAVKQFEELVTLAERDYEKRHGYLGILMGAVGFLIAAVLFGRGHLTAALVSMAVYDAVSAVAGTALGGRRLIGKLTLWGTVTGALSNTIALALMGTPLPAAFLITAFVIIADAASPEDNLTIPVAAAAGSYLYHLL, encoded by the coding sequence GTGTCGCGTCTGGAGGAGATACGCAAGCTAGTCGCGAGGAAGATATTTCACATAGGGTTTGTCGCCCTATTGGCAGTGCCTTTTCTAATCAACACGCCCCCAGAGCTGTACATAGCAGTTTTGACTTTTATAGGAGGCTTGCTATACTCAATACAAGTGAGACAGCCTATAATTTGGGAGGAGTTGAGACAAGACTTCTTTAAAACGTTGGAAGAGGCCTTTAATCGGCTTGAACAAGTTCTGCCGCTGGACAGGCCGGGAATACGGGAGCAGTATCAAAAAGCCGTGAAACAATTTGAAGAGCTTGTGACTTTGGCGGAGAGAGATTACGAGAAGAGACACGGCTATTTGGGCATACTGATGGGCGCCGTTGGCTTCCTCATCGCCGCTGTTTTATTCGGGCGGGGCCACTTAACAGCGGCGCTAGTGAGCATGGCGGTGTACGACGCCGTGAGCGCAGTGGCGGGGACGGCGCTTGGGGGGAGGAGGCTAATAGGGAAGCTCACGTTGTGGGGCACTGTAACAGGCGCACTCTCCAATACAATAGCGCTTGCGCTGATGGGAACGCCGCTTCCCGCCGCTTTTTTAATCACAGCGTTTGTAATAATAGCAGACGCCGCAAGTCCCGAGGACAATTTAACAATTCCCGTGGCCGCCGCCGCCGGCTCTTACTTGTATCACCTCTTGTAG
- a CDS encoding DUF371 domain-containing protein, whose product MTRLEALKNIPRPAEECVEKTLNGEVPVDLFIARGHPNVRASNKRTLEVTKDVYLTRRGDCIIACCAEKAAGELSATVLEALMRSGLVVLIIDAGVVWDYVIGITPRSKPASKWRLVARKSNYVDDSTIAILADKAAYDLDRTLIRELKRGVPVRIIVGVCPGDSI is encoded by the coding sequence GTGACGCGGCTCGAAGCATTAAAAAATATTCCGCGTCCCGCGGAGGAATGCGTCGAGAAGACGCTGAATGGCGAAGTGCCTGTGGACTTATTCATAGCGCGGGGTCACCCCAATGTAAGAGCTAGTAATAAAAGGACGTTAGAGGTCACAAAAGACGTATACCTGACGAGGAGAGGGGATTGCATAATTGCCTGTTGCGCTGAAAAGGCCGCAGGCGAGTTAAGCGCAACCGTCCTTGAAGCCCTCATGCGCAGTGGATTAGTGGTGTTGATAATAGACGCAGGGGTTGTCTGGGATTATGTGATAGGCATCACGCCGAGGTCTAAGCCCGCGTCAAAATGGCGCCTAGTCGCGAGGAAGAGCAATTACGTAGACGACTCAACAATAGCAATACTGGCCGACAAGGCCGCCTACGACTTAGACAGGACTTTAATACGAGAGTTAAAAAGGGGGGTGCCCGTGAGAATAATTGTAGGCGTCTGTCCAGGCGATAGTATATAA